Proteins encoded by one window of Blautia argi:
- a CDS encoding NAD(P)/FAD-dependent oxidoreductase, with translation MYDVVIIGAGPAGISAAIYAVSRGKKTLVIERTQVGGLIGRVSAVTHYAGITEGETGVTFSEKLKAQAERANIELVYETVVSVKLSGEKKEIQTKQHTYEAAKVILANGTSPRKLGIVGEAELCGKGMSMNAAQHGMLYRGKNVYVVGGADGAVKEALYLAQYAAQVTIIHFEETLGCIAEFKEKVVKTPNIKLRLNSRLHGVYGTEKVNSLEISNERTGAIETIEDSGCGIFVYAGTVPNTELYTELRLENGFIPVDENMETELPGVYAAGDIRVKQVRQVSTAVADGTIAAVHAAR, from the coding sequence ATGTATGATGTAGTTATTATCGGAGCAGGACCAGCAGGAATCAGCGCAGCAATTTATGCAGTAAGTCGTGGAAAAAAGACCTTAGTTATTGAAAGAACTCAGGTGGGCGGGCTGATTGGAAGAGTTTCTGCAGTCACACATTATGCCGGAATTACAGAAGGAGAAACAGGCGTTACTTTTTCTGAGAAACTAAAAGCCCAGGCAGAACGTGCTAATATAGAGCTTGTATATGAAACAGTTGTTTCTGTAAAGTTGTCAGGAGAAAAAAAGGAAATTCAGACCAAGCAGCATACTTACGAAGCAGCAAAGGTGATTCTGGCAAATGGAACTTCTCCGAGAAAACTGGGGATTGTAGGAGAGGCAGAACTTTGCGGAAAAGGTATGAGTATGAATGCAGCACAGCATGGAATGCTTTACAGAGGAAAAAATGTATATGTAGTAGGTGGTGCAGACGGGGCGGTCAAGGAGGCTTTATATTTGGCGCAGTATGCGGCGCAGGTAACCATTATTCATTTTGAAGAAACGCTGGGTTGTATTGCAGAATTTAAGGAAAAGGTGGTAAAAACACCCAATATAAAATTACGGTTAAATTCCAGACTGCATGGAGTGTACGGGACAGAGAAGGTGAACTCTCTTGAAATTTCCAATGAAAGGACAGGGGCGATTGAAACCATAGAAGATTCCGGATGTGGCATTTTTGTCTATGCAGGGACTGTGCCAAATACAGAATTGTATACAGAGCTAAGACTGGAAAACGGTTTTATACCAGTAGATGAAAATATGGAAACAGAGCTTCCGGGAGTGTATGCAGCAGGAGATATTCGGGTAAAACAGGTGCGCCAGGTGTCAACAGCAGTTGCCGACGGAACCATTGCGGCTGTGCATGCGGCAAGATAG
- a CDS encoding YeiH family protein: MEFLKENGKGLLLCLGLALPAFFLGKVFPVIGGPVFAILGGIVLALFLKERSAFDAGIKFTSKKILQYAVVLLGFGMNLEVVMETGKQSLPIIVCTITTSLVIAYVLHRIMHIPGKISTLVGVGSSICGGSAIAATAPVIDADEEEVAQAISVIFLFNILAALIFPALGGVLGFSTASGETFGIFAGTAVNDTSSVTAAASTWDSMYQLGNQTLDKAVTVKLTRTLAIIPITLVLAFLRARKAEGENGDKVSLKQVFPFFILFFIGASVITTLAASAGAPMEVFRPLKTLSKFFIVMAMGAIGLNTDVVKLIKTGGRPLLMGLACWIGITGVTLGMQHMMGIW, from the coding sequence GTGGAATTTTTGAAAGAAAATGGAAAAGGGCTTTTGCTCTGTTTGGGTCTGGCGCTTCCGGCCTTTTTTCTGGGAAAAGTTTTTCCGGTTATCGGCGGTCCTGTGTTTGCTATTTTGGGAGGTATTGTGCTAGCTCTTTTCTTAAAAGAGCGGAGTGCTTTTGATGCGGGAATTAAATTTACATCTAAGAAAATTTTACAGTATGCAGTAGTGCTTCTGGGGTTTGGCATGAATCTGGAGGTGGTTATGGAAACCGGTAAACAATCTCTTCCTATTATTGTCTGTACGATTACAACTTCATTGGTCATTGCCTATGTACTGCACAGAATCATGCACATTCCGGGCAAGATTTCCACTTTAGTGGGTGTGGGCTCCTCAATTTGCGGGGGTTCTGCCATTGCAGCTACAGCGCCGGTGATTGATGCAGATGAGGAGGAGGTTGCCCAGGCAATTTCAGTTATCTTTCTCTTCAATATTCTGGCAGCGCTGATTTTTCCGGCGCTGGGTGGTGTGTTGGGATTTTCTACTGCGTCTGGGGAAACCTTTGGAATCTTTGCCGGGACAGCGGTAAACGACACGTCCTCTGTTACGGCTGCAGCCTCTACCTGGGACAGTATGTATCAACTTGGCAATCAGACATTGGACAAGGCAGTGACAGTAAAGCTTACCAGAACGCTGGCGATTATTCCAATTACTCTGGTACTGGCCTTTTTAAGAGCCAGAAAAGCAGAGGGAGAAAATGGGGACAAGGTATCGCTGAAACAAGTGTTTCCGTTCTTTATTCTGTTTTTCATTGGAGCCAGTGTGATCACAACATTGGCAGCTTCAGCAGGCGCACCAATGGAAGTATTTCGGCCTTTAAAAACACTGTCCAAGTTTTTTATTGTTATGGCCATGGGGGCGATTGGGCTGAACACAGATGTGGTGAAGCTGATAAAAACAGGAGGACGTCCTTTGCTTATGGGACTGGCATGCTGGATTGGCATTACGGGAGTGACACTTGGTATGCAGCATATGATGGGAATTTGGTAA
- a CDS encoding RNA polymerase sigma factor: MDSDFRLIWKMKQGREDAMELFIRKYYDEIFRYCTCHCHDTQYGEDLTQEVFIRFFTGLSSYEYRGKTKNYLYTIAGNLVCDFHRRRREMPVERQLFEQKSGEGEALEQAAERVDMEHALAQLPEEFREVLILYYFQGLKLREIAEVLQIGLPLVKYRIKKAKKELQELLC, encoded by the coding sequence GTGGATTCTGATTTTAGACTGATATGGAAAATGAAGCAGGGCAGGGAAGATGCCATGGAACTTTTTATACGAAAATATTATGATGAAATTTTTAGATACTGTACCTGCCACTGTCACGATACGCAGTATGGAGAGGATTTGACACAGGAGGTTTTTATTCGTTTTTTTACAGGTCTTTCGTCCTATGAATACAGAGGAAAAACGAAAAACTATCTTTATACCATTGCCGGAAATCTTGTGTGTGATTTTCATCGCAGAAGACGAGAGATGCCTGTAGAGCGACAACTCTTTGAGCAGAAAAGCGGAGAAGGGGAAGCGCTGGAACAGGCAGCCGAACGAGTGGATATGGAGCATGCTTTGGCACAATTACCGGAAGAATTTCGGGAGGTCCTGATTTTATATTATTTTCAGGGGCTGAAATTAAGAGAGATAGCGGAGGTGCTTCAAATCGGACTTCCTTTGGTAAAATACAGGATAAAAAAGGCAAAAAAGGAGCTACAGGAACTGTTATGTTAG
- a CDS encoding ABC transporter permease: MSYVDTEGEGTKGIVAARSLEKEKEKWKGELNVEHLQQVIRENHRVNQTPQAQSENVRENNQAFGWKQGFSDIRELLNKAFAGFQEYDYFRADSLTEEEVAQFYEKRTKSLKVWLEEEGGGAEQFTTAEKDFLIRQYERMATPWYYESSDGFEAWFTWSPTVCMLVVLMIGFLVSGIFSGEKRYHAASVYFASYHGRKKAVLAKIEAGIFTVTLLYWGTMLLYSGIVLGGLGVQGSQCLIQTQFGNWKSFYEMTIGQEFLCILLGGYIGCLFFGSLTMLISAWSNSGTAAAVVPFILILAPSFLVGTQIHFLDKILGLLPDQMLQMEGVISGFSLYSIGGTIVEALPILLIFYSALSVGLLPAIYRIYRTKEVRE; this comes from the coding sequence GTGTCATATGTTGACACAGAAGGAGAAGGAACAAAGGGAATTGTAGCAGCCCGTAGTTTGGAAAAGGAGAAGGAAAAGTGGAAAGGAGAGTTGAATGTTGAGCATCTGCAGCAGGTGATTCGGGAAAATCATAGAGTGAATCAGACTCCTCAGGCGCAGTCTGAAAATGTCAGGGAGAATAATCAGGCCTTTGGCTGGAAACAGGGATTTTCGGATATTCGAGAACTGCTTAATAAAGCCTTTGCAGGATTTCAGGAATATGATTATTTTCGTGCAGATTCTCTAACTGAGGAAGAGGTGGCACAGTTTTATGAGAAAAGAACGAAAAGTTTAAAAGTATGGTTAGAGGAGGAAGGCGGAGGTGCAGAGCAGTTTACAACAGCAGAAAAGGACTTTCTTATCCGTCAGTATGAGCGTATGGCAACACCTTGGTATTATGAGAGTTCAGATGGTTTTGAGGCCTGGTTTACCTGGTCCCCTACGGTGTGTATGCTGGTGGTGCTTATGATAGGATTTCTGGTTTCCGGTATTTTTTCCGGTGAAAAGCGTTATCATGCAGCTTCTGTTTATTTTGCGTCTTATCATGGCAGAAAGAAAGCGGTACTGGCAAAAATAGAGGCAGGTATTTTTACTGTCACGTTGCTTTACTGGGGGACCATGTTACTTTATAGCGGAATTGTTCTGGGGGGTCTGGGGGTACAGGGAAGCCAGTGTTTGATACAGACCCAATTCGGAAACTGGAAAAGCTTTTATGAGATGACCATAGGACAGGAATTTTTGTGTATTTTGTTGGGTGGATATATAGGCTGTCTGTTTTTTGGAAGCTTAACTATGCTGATTTCTGCATGGAGCAATTCCGGTACAGCGGCAGCGGTAGTTCCTTTTATACTGATCCTGGCGCCTTCTTTTCTGGTAGGAACACAGATACACTTTCTGGATAAAATTCTGGGACTTTTACCAGACCAGATGCTGCAGATGGAAGGTGTGATTTCCGGATTCAGTCTATATTCCATAGGTGGAACAATTGTAGAAGCGCTGCCAATATTGCTGATTTTTTACAGTGCCCTGTCTGTAGGACTTTTGCCTGCTATCTACAGAATCTACAGAACAAAAGAAGTACGGGAGTAA
- a CDS encoding MFS transporter: MNFSFGLILFLQNLSRGIFMPVASLLLLSRGAQLSDIAWLMGLYSFTAICMEFPSGAFCDLFGRKRTFLLSCLFSVLSLLLFLLFPTVLGCAAALILHGLEKAFASGSLEALCMEQALSSKGESALAKVSNQINLFQCLGIGLGSLLGGFLSQTDIKYNHNLLSMLALSLLLMLLTFLWVNETPVSAKEGSILRELKNQVQKSLLYTRNSPGLRKLLFLSLCTGMVLFTVETYWQPALTTTFPQIKGWILGLLPFSGFFCTALGSQLGAVLLNRPSCRTQSRWWSVFFAGKFLLAASVVLFSFQQGLFLYAAKYSLIYFVLGYGSVSENALLNRILPNNMRASILSLSSLTVQLGALLFSIFAGFLINYLHFSGLWCLGAGILFAAVLYSRTSFVL, translated from the coding sequence TTGAATTTTTCATTTGGACTGATTCTTTTTCTTCAAAACCTTTCCAGAGGAATTTTTATGCCTGTTGCCAGTTTGCTGCTGCTCTCCCGGGGAGCGCAGCTTTCTGACATAGCCTGGCTTATGGGACTTTATTCTTTTACCGCCATCTGCATGGAATTTCCCAGCGGTGCTTTTTGCGACCTCTTTGGCAGAAAAAGGACTTTTCTTCTCTCCTGCCTGTTTTCCGTGTTGTCTTTACTTCTCTTTCTTCTGTTTCCCACTGTTTTGGGCTGTGCTGCTGCTCTGATATTGCATGGACTGGAGAAAGCCTTTGCTTCCGGCAGTCTGGAAGCTCTGTGCATGGAACAGGCTCTTTCCTCCAAAGGGGAATCTGCCCTTGCCAAAGTCAGCAATCAAATCAATCTTTTTCAGTGCCTTGGAATTGGTCTTGGTTCCCTTCTGGGTGGATTTCTCTCACAAACTGATATAAAATACAACCATAATCTTCTGAGCATGCTCGCCTTATCTCTCCTGCTCATGCTTCTTACTTTCCTGTGGGTAAACGAAACACCGGTATCCGCAAAAGAGGGTTCAATCCTCCGGGAATTAAAAAATCAGGTGCAGAAAAGTCTTCTCTACACCCGAAATTCTCCCGGTCTTCGTAAATTATTATTCTTATCTCTGTGTACCGGCATGGTACTCTTTACCGTAGAAACTTATTGGCAGCCAGCTCTTACTACGACCTTTCCTCAGATAAAGGGCTGGATTTTGGGACTTCTTCCCTTTTCCGGATTTTTCTGTACTGCCCTTGGAAGCCAACTAGGGGCTGTTCTTTTAAACCGCCCTTCCTGTCGCACACAGTCCCGCTGGTGGTCTGTTTTCTTTGCAGGAAAATTTCTTCTGGCTGCTTCCGTTGTCCTCTTTTCCTTCCAGCAGGGTCTGTTTCTCTATGCTGCAAAATACAGTCTGATTTATTTTGTACTTGGATATGGCAGCGTATCGGAAAATGCACTTTTGAACCGCATTCTCCCCAACAACATGCGAGCCAGTATTCTCTCCCTGTCCTCCCTGACGGTTCAGCTTGGCGCTCTGTTGTTCAGTATTTTTGCCGGATTCCTCATAAATTATCTGCATTTTTCCGGTTTATGGTGTCTTGGGGCAGGAATTCTATTTGCGGCAGTTCTTTACTCCCGTACTTCTTTTGTTCTGTAG
- a CDS encoding ArsR/SmtB family transcription factor → MSEIKLQTKEELEIFMNPTRQEILRTLAVAGKPVTPKFLADKIGISPSSIQFHIKKLEGLGLVLLDHTEIIRGIHARFYIAADTEVTLLGSNNNTQDRQLLLMESYFGKLLDSLGKKRQRTALEDKEVFSKETNVFTGVAFLTDDEVQELSAIIRSYLKNHNQKKDGTKPWEYGILACRAED, encoded by the coding sequence ATGAGCGAAATCAAATTACAGACAAAAGAAGAACTGGAAATTTTTATGAATCCCACACGGCAGGAAATTTTGCGTACCCTGGCCGTTGCAGGAAAACCTGTTACACCCAAATTTCTGGCAGACAAAATCGGCATTTCTCCTTCCTCCATACAGTTCCATATCAAGAAACTGGAAGGGTTGGGTCTGGTTCTTCTAGACCATACGGAAATAATCCGTGGAATCCATGCCCGTTTTTACATAGCTGCAGACACAGAAGTAACTCTCCTTGGAAGTAACAACAATACCCAGGATAGACAGCTCCTTTTAATGGAAAGTTATTTTGGAAAACTACTGGATTCGCTAGGAAAAAAAAGACAGAGGACAGCTTTGGAAGACAAAGAAGTTTTCTCCAAAGAAACCAATGTCTTTACCGGCGTTGCCTTTCTCACTGATGATGAAGTTCAGGAGTTGTCTGCCATCATACGCAGCTATTTAAAAAATCACAACCAGAAAAAAGACGGCACCAAACCCTGGGAATACGGCATTCTTGCCTGCCGGGCAGAGGACTAA
- a CDS encoding MATE family efflux transporter, producing MQKSLTQGAVGKTLILFSLPMIAGNLLQQLYNIADTLIVGKFLGSGALAAVGSSYTLMTFLTSVFLGLCMGSGAVFSIRFGEGEKEKLQESITAAFLLIFTVTAVLNILVFLFIDPILVLLQVPGEIYQMMREYLWVIFWGIPAVFLYNFYASLLRAVGNSVVPLVFLAACAVLNIVLDLWFVLGLSWGVEGAAAATVLSQYVSGVGIALYTWIKWKDFRFRKKYLRPGKGILKELAQFSFLTSVQQSVMNLGILMVQGLVNSFGTVIMAAFAAAVKIDSFAYMPVQDFGNAFSTFVAQNFGAKKEERIREGIRKAVLTAFVFCLVISFGVFLFAKPLMLIFVQPQETEILAAGVQYLHIEGVFYCGIGFLFLLYGYYRAVKLPGMSVVLTVISLGTRVALAYLLSSFESIGVLGIWWSVPIGWALADIAGFWYYRKMRKKSPCR from the coding sequence ATGCAGAAAAGTCTGACTCAGGGAGCTGTAGGGAAAACATTGATTTTATTCTCTCTGCCCATGATAGCGGGAAATCTGCTGCAGCAGCTTTATAATATTGCAGATACTTTAATTGTAGGAAAGTTTTTAGGCTCAGGCGCATTGGCGGCAGTGGGGTCTTCGTATACCTTGATGACGTTTCTCACCTCTGTGTTTCTGGGGCTTTGTATGGGAAGCGGTGCAGTATTTTCCATACGGTTCGGGGAAGGGGAAAAGGAGAAGCTTCAGGAAAGTATTACAGCGGCTTTTCTATTGATTTTTACAGTGACGGCAGTGCTGAATATACTGGTCTTTTTATTCATAGACCCGATTTTGGTACTTTTACAGGTACCCGGGGAAATTTACCAAATGATGAGAGAATATCTATGGGTGATTTTCTGGGGGATTCCTGCAGTATTTCTCTATAATTTTTATGCCTCTCTTTTGCGGGCAGTGGGAAACTCAGTAGTACCGCTGGTATTTCTGGCAGCCTGCGCGGTTTTGAATATTGTGCTGGACTTGTGGTTTGTCTTGGGATTGTCCTGGGGCGTGGAGGGCGCTGCAGCGGCAACTGTGCTTTCCCAGTATGTTTCCGGCGTGGGGATTGCTCTTTACACCTGGATAAAGTGGAAAGACTTCCGGTTTAGAAAGAAATATCTGCGGCCGGGAAAGGGCATTTTAAAAGAGCTGGCGCAGTTTTCCTTTCTCACTTCTGTGCAGCAGTCAGTTATGAATCTGGGAATTTTAATGGTGCAGGGACTGGTAAACAGTTTTGGAACCGTGATTATGGCAGCCTTTGCCGCTGCAGTGAAGATTGATTCCTTTGCATACATGCCTGTGCAAGATTTCGGGAATGCGTTTTCTACTTTTGTGGCACAGAATTTTGGAGCGAAGAAGGAGGAACGTATTCGGGAGGGAATCCGAAAAGCCGTGCTTACGGCATTTGTTTTTTGTCTGGTGATTTCCTTTGGCGTCTTCCTGTTTGCAAAGCCCCTGATGCTGATTTTTGTCCAGCCGCAGGAAACGGAAATTCTGGCAGCAGGAGTGCAGTACTTACACATCGAAGGGGTTTTTTACTGCGGAATCGGTTTTCTGTTTCTGCTGTACGGATATTATCGGGCAGTGAAGCTGCCTGGTATGTCTGTTGTGCTGACTGTGATTTCCCTGGGAACCAGAGTGGCTCTGGCATATCTTTTGTCTTCTTTTGAGAGCATCGGTGTGTTAGGTATCTGGTGGTCTGTACCCATTGGCTGGGCTCTGGCAGATATTGCAGGCTTTTGGTATTATAGGAAAATGCGGAAGAAATCTCCGTGCAGATGA
- a CDS encoding translation factor GTPase family protein, translated as MENTSEQKTEGTDTIETKNVSLALLAHVDAGKTTLAESILYHTGSIRKMGRVDHRDAFLDTDSMERARGITIFSKQAGFSLGEKNFTLLDTPGHVDFSAEMERTLQVLDYAVLLISGADGIQGHVQTLWRLLKQYKIPVFLFINKMDQEGTDRRVLLLELQKKLDERCVDFGGDRKREEVLEEIAMCEESVLEHYLEEGEISTPVIQSLIAERRLFPCYFGSALKSFGIKEFLEGMETYIQCPKYSADFGARIFKISRDDKGNRLTHMKITGGTLKVKQVLQGKDWEEKADQIRVYAGAGFRTVSEAPAGTVCAVTGLTKTFAGEGLGMEKEAVSPLLAPVLTYEIQLPKGCDVHRMLLQLRQLEEEEPQLHIVWNEALGEIHAQVMGEVQIEILKSLIQERFGVNVEFGSGSIVYKETITEPVEGIGHFEPLRHYAEVHLLLEPLERGKGLQFASDCSEDMLDRNWQRLVLTHLAEKNHRGVLAGADITDMKITLITGKAHIKHTEGGDFRQATYRAVRQGLKKAKSILLEPVYEYRLEIPQEAVGRAMTDIQKLCGTFQGPELEEDMAVLTGTAPVVTMSGYQREVISYTGGQGRLFCTLKGYEPCHNQEEVLAELAYDSEADVENPTGSVFCAHGAGFNVSWDKVEEYAHLESAKQKQEAQEAAVRMPGQSFSKLRLDEKELEEIFARTYGPVKRERNAFQKTVRRASFDSAQAKTGKKKQEKEKEYLLVDGYNIIFAWEDLNELAKVNLEGARSKLMDILCNYQGYKKCTLILVFDAYKVEGGQGAVQKYHNIHVVYTKEAETADQYIEKTVHEIGKKHHVTVATSDAMEQVIILGQGATRMSAQNLREEVELIKQEIREYYIENQKKSGSYLFEHASEDLAEVLEEVRLGRRKEIEEKTQ; from the coding sequence ATGGAGAATACGTCTGAACAGAAAACAGAAGGAACAGACACAATAGAAACCAAAAACGTCAGTCTTGCTCTCCTTGCTCATGTAGACGCAGGGAAAACTACGCTGGCGGAGAGTATTCTTTATCATACAGGCAGTATCCGCAAAATGGGAAGGGTGGACCACAGAGACGCTTTTTTGGACACAGATTCCATGGAACGGGCAAGAGGTATTACGATTTTTTCCAAGCAGGCAGGTTTTTCCCTGGGAGAAAAGAACTTTACTCTTCTGGATACGCCGGGACATGTGGATTTTTCTGCGGAAATGGAAAGAACACTGCAGGTTCTGGATTACGCAGTGCTTCTCATCAGCGGTGCAGATGGGATTCAGGGGCATGTACAGACTTTATGGCGGCTTTTAAAGCAATACAAGATTCCGGTTTTCCTTTTTATTAATAAAATGGATCAGGAAGGTACAGACAGGCGCGTGTTGCTTTTGGAACTGCAGAAAAAACTGGACGAGCGGTGCGTGGATTTCGGAGGGGACAGAAAGCGGGAGGAAGTTCTGGAGGAAATCGCCATGTGCGAGGAAAGCGTTTTGGAACATTATCTGGAAGAAGGAGAGATTTCCACGCCGGTTATCCAAAGTCTGATTGCCGAGCGCAGGCTTTTTCCGTGTTATTTTGGTTCTGCACTGAAATCTTTTGGAATAAAGGAATTTCTGGAAGGCATGGAAACCTATATACAATGTCCGAAATACAGTGCAGATTTTGGGGCAAGGATTTTTAAAATTTCCAGAGATGATAAAGGAAACCGGTTGACCCACATGAAAATCACAGGGGGAACGCTGAAGGTCAAACAGGTGCTCCAGGGAAAGGACTGGGAAGAAAAGGCAGACCAGATACGAGTATATGCAGGAGCCGGTTTCCGCACAGTAAGCGAAGCACCTGCAGGGACGGTCTGTGCAGTCACCGGTCTTACAAAAACCTTTGCAGGAGAAGGGCTCGGCATGGAAAAGGAAGCGGTCAGTCCTCTTTTGGCGCCGGTTCTGACCTATGAGATTCAGCTTCCAAAGGGCTGTGACGTACATAGAATGCTTTTGCAGCTCAGACAGCTGGAAGAGGAAGAGCCGCAGCTTCATATTGTGTGGAACGAGGCTTTGGGAGAAATTCATGCACAGGTTATGGGAGAAGTGCAGATTGAAATTTTAAAAAGCCTGATACAGGAGCGTTTTGGTGTAAACGTAGAGTTTGGTTCAGGGAGTATTGTATATAAAGAAACCATTACAGAGCCTGTGGAGGGAATCGGACATTTTGAACCTTTACGTCATTATGCGGAGGTACATCTTCTTTTGGAGCCTCTGGAAAGAGGAAAGGGGCTGCAGTTTGCATCAGACTGCAGCGAGGATATGCTGGATCGAAACTGGCAGAGGCTGGTTCTGACCCATCTGGCAGAGAAAAACCACAGGGGTGTTCTGGCAGGTGCTGATATTACGGATATGAAAATTACTCTTATTACAGGAAAGGCCCATATCAAGCATACAGAGGGAGGGGATTTCAGACAGGCTACCTACCGGGCTGTGCGTCAGGGCCTGAAGAAAGCAAAAAGTATTCTTTTAGAGCCGGTTTATGAATACAGACTGGAAATCCCTCAGGAAGCTGTTGGAAGGGCTATGACGGATATTCAGAAGCTGTGCGGAACCTTTCAGGGACCGGAGTTGGAAGAAGATATGGCAGTGCTTACCGGAACAGCGCCAGTGGTTACCATGAGTGGTTATCAGAGAGAGGTCATTTCCTATACGGGCGGACAGGGAAGACTGTTTTGCACTTTAAAAGGCTATGAACCCTGTCACAATCAGGAGGAGGTTCTGGCAGAGCTGGCCTATGATTCTGAGGCAGATGTGGAGAATCCCACAGGATCTGTATTTTGCGCCCATGGTGCAGGGTTCAACGTAAGCTGGGATAAGGTAGAGGAATATGCACACCTGGAATCTGCAAAGCAAAAGCAGGAGGCACAGGAGGCGGCAGTGAGAATGCCGGGACAGAGCTTTTCCAAGCTTCGCCTGGATGAAAAGGAATTAGAGGAAATCTTTGCCAGAACCTATGGACCTGTCAAAAGAGAGAGAAATGCCTTTCAGAAAACCGTGCGCCGTGCCTCTTTTGATTCTGCACAAGCCAAAACAGGCAAAAAGAAGCAGGAGAAGGAAAAAGAATATCTTCTTGTAGACGGGTATAACATTATTTTTGCCTGGGAGGATTTAAACGAGCTTGCAAAGGTGAATTTAGAAGGAGCCAGAAGCAAGCTTATGGATATTTTATGCAATTATCAGGGATACAAAAAATGCACTCTGATTCTGGTTTTTGACGCTTATAAGGTTGAGGGTGGACAGGGTGCTGTGCAGAAATATCACAATATTCATGTAGTTTATACAAAGGAAGCGGAAACAGCGGACCAGTATATCGAAAAAACAGTACATGAAATCGGAAAAAAACATCATGTGACAGTGGCTACTTCTGACGCCATGGAGCAGGTGATTATTCTGGGGCAGGGAGCGACCAGAATGTCTGCCCAGAATCTTCGGGAAGAGGTGGAGCTGATAAAGCAGGAAATCCGGGAGTATTATATCGAAAATCAGAAGAAAAGCGGGAGCTATCTGTTTGAGCATGCGTCTGAAGATCTGGCGGAGGTTCTGGAAGAGGTCAGACTTGGCAGAAGAAAAGAAATAGAAGAAAAGACGCAGTAA
- a CDS encoding heparinase II/III family protein, producing MDKKTYFEKQRNRYKKGELAWCAKMARKWHEEECSHILRIADEAVRLEFLFDLSWDMERTYKKETFAYPICWTYMPAEDEEFVYQMNRHRYFICLGQAYAMTGDEKYAEAFVQITKDWIGHVPLNEESKKITWREIEAGIRGENWVKSILYFENSPLIDDAFMELFTKSLEEHGEYLLHAHRGFQISSNWGVIENHGLLFIGLALDNSLYVETALKRLEQEAGIQVFSDGVHWEQSCMYHNEVLHCFLESLRLLKIWGKSLPKKLLETTVRMAMANVAWKKPDGCQPITGDSDETPLADMLSASAILLAGEGREKAEILKGCAESYPDYESIWDWGQEGVSLYEGISSHVPEERNFFLEESGNYYLRSSWEKRRGISPFPKRLSGRRSWT from the coding sequence ATGGATAAGAAGACATATTTTGAAAAACAGAGGAACCGCTATAAAAAGGGAGAACTTGCCTGGTGTGCAAAAATGGCGCGGAAATGGCATGAAGAGGAGTGCAGTCACATTCTGCGGATTGCAGACGAAGCAGTGCGTCTGGAATTTCTGTTTGATTTATCCTGGGATATGGAACGTACTTATAAAAAAGAAACTTTTGCCTATCCCATTTGCTGGACTTATATGCCGGCAGAGGACGAGGAATTTGTTTACCAGATGAACCGGCACAGATATTTTATCTGTCTGGGACAGGCCTATGCCATGACAGGAGATGAAAAATACGCAGAAGCGTTTGTTCAGATAACAAAGGACTGGATAGGGCATGTTCCGTTAAATGAGGAGAGCAAAAAGATAACCTGGAGAGAGATTGAGGCAGGCATCAGAGGTGAAAACTGGGTCAAAAGTATTTTGTATTTTGAGAACAGTCCTCTGATTGACGATGCCTTTATGGAATTGTTTACCAAGAGTCTGGAGGAGCATGGGGAGTATCTTTTGCATGCACACAGGGGCTTTCAGATCTCCAGTAACTGGGGCGTAATTGAAAATCATGGTTTGCTGTTTATCGGCCTTGCACTGGACAATTCATTGTATGTGGAAACAGCTCTGAAACGTCTGGAGCAGGAAGCCGGGATTCAGGTGTTTTCTGACGGGGTGCATTGGGAGCAGTCCTGTATGTATCACAACGAGGTTCTCCACTGCTTCCTGGAATCTCTGCGTCTTTTAAAAATCTGGGGAAAGAGCTTGCCGAAAAAATTGCTGGAAACAACAGTACGTATGGCAATGGCAAATGTTGCCTGGAAAAAACCTGATGGTTGTCAGCCCATAACAGGGGATAGCGATGAAACACCTCTGGCAGATATGCTGTCAGCTTCTGCCATTCTTCTGGCAGGGGAAGGAAGAGAGAAAGCAGAGATTTTAAAGGGGTGTGCAGAATCATATCCAGACTATGAGAGCATTTGGGACTGGGGACAGGAAGGTGTTTCGTTATATGAAGGAATTTCGTCCCATGTTCCAGAAGAAAGGAATTTTTTCCTGGAGGAGAGCGGAAATTATTATCTTCGCAGCAGTTGGGAAAAAAGACGGGGAATATCTCCATTTCCGAAACGGCTGTCAGGGCGGAGGTCATGGACATAA
- a CDS encoding heparinase II/III domain-containing protein, with the protein MFAAVGKKDGEYLHFRNGCQGGGHGHNDKLHIDVVCQGEDVLVDSGRYSYNFEQENRIWLKSAHAHNTILVDKKGLSGIS; encoded by the coding sequence ATCTTCGCAGCAGTTGGGAAAAAAGACGGGGAATATCTCCATTTCCGAAACGGCTGTCAGGGCGGAGGTCATGGACATAACGACAAACTTCATATTGATGTGGTGTGTCAGGGGGAAGATGTGCTGGTGGATTCCGGAAGATATAGTTATAACTTTGAGCAGGAAAACCGCATATGGCTGAAAAGCGCTCACGCACATAATACCATACTGGTAGATAAAAAAGGATTATCTGGAATATCCTGA